A section of the Citrus sinensis cultivar Valencia sweet orange chromosome 8, DVS_A1.0, whole genome shotgun sequence genome encodes:
- the LOC102613312 gene encoding MLO-like protein 3: MAAGGGGRTLQNTPTWALATVCFVLIFISIFIEHLIHLLSTWLKRNRKTAFFEAVEKLKSVLIVLGFMSLILTVTQRSISKICIPTKVADTMLPCHQSPEIKTTRALGYHEQFLWTDSLRERRLAADEPVSATSNDHCGSKGMSSLISQDGVNQLNIFIFVLAVMQIVYCVLTMALGRAKMKQWKAWERETQTVEYLAANDPNRFRLTRDTTFARRHTSCTSCTGTAFLLWTKCFFQQFFNSVAKVDYLTLRHGFVSAHLSSTNYNSFNFQNYIQRSLEDDFKVVVGISPFMWFVVVIFLLVDVHGWNAYLWVSFIPLTIVLALGTKLKVIVARMAHQLQDEHDVIRGSPLVQPNDNLFWFNRPKFVLTLLHYTLFMNAFEMAFVVWVTWQYGIKSCYHTRKVIIIIRVVLAVMVQVTCSYITLPLYALVTQMGSTFKRAALEEQTSNVIKQWHSRVRQKRKTQQRGRTPQSNSSHENSLTIWSGNRTLSSPDFASHNQAPSLGDIVSVASRIEITEIGRPDEHGPAVFTPDDSTNTNG, encoded by the exons ATGGCGGCCGGTGGAGGAGGTCGCACTTTGCAAAACACACCGACATGGGCTCTTGCCACCGTTTGCTTCGTCTTGATCTTCATCTCCATTTTCATCGAACACTTGATTCATCTCCTTAGTACT TGGCTCAAAAGGAATAGGAAAACTGCATTTTTTGAGGCTGTGGAGAAGCTCAAATCAG TGCTTATAGTGTTGGGGTTCATGTCTCTCATATTAACCGTGACTCAAAGATCGATTTCCAAAATCTGCATACCCACTAAAGTTGCCGACACTATGCTGCCTTGCCATCAGAGTCCAGAGATCAAAACCACCAGAGCTTTAGGATATCACGAACAGTTTTTATGGACTGATTCTTTACGGGAAAGAAGATTGGCAGCAGATGAACCCGTCAGTGCAACTTCTAATGATCATTGTGGCTCTAAg GGAATGTCGTCTCTTATATCACAAGATGGGGTAAACCAGCTTAACATCTTCATATTTGTGTTAGCAGTTATGCAAATTGTGTACTGTGTTCTCACTATGGCTTTAGGAAGAGCCAAG ATGAAGCAATGGAAAGCATGGGAGAGGGAAACTCAGACAGTTGAATACCTAGCAGCCAACG ATCCCAATCGATTTAGATTAACTAGAGATACGACCTTTGCTCGTCGCCACACGAGCTGTACTTCTTGTACAGGCACAGCATTCCTTCTTTGGACG AAATGCTTCTTCCAGCAATTCTTCAATTCAGTAGCAAAAGTTGATTACCTCACTCTTCGCCATGGTTTTGTCTCG GCTCATTTGTCGTCGACAAATtacaattcatttaatttccaGAACTACATACAACGATCCTTGGAGGATGATTTCAAAGTTGTAGTTGGCATCAG CCCGTTCATGTGGTTTGTAGTGGTCATCTTCTTGCTCGTAGACGTGCATG GTTGGAATGCGTATTTATGGGTATCATTTATCCCATTAACT ATAGTGTTAGCTCTTGGAACCAAGCTCAAAGTAATAGTTGCACGAATGGCTCATCAGCTCCAAGATGAGCATGATGTGATCAGAGGGTCTCCCCTTGTACAACCCAACGACAATCTGTTTTGGTTCAATCGTCCGAAATTCGTCTTGACTCTTTTGCATTACACTTTGTTCATG aATGCATTTGAGATGGCTTTCGTCGTCTGGGTCACG TGGCAATACGGGATAAAGTCTTGTTACCATACAAGAAAAGTGATAATCATTATCAGAGTGGTCTTAGC GGTGATGGTTCAAGTGACGTGCAGCTACATCACGCTTCCTCTCTACGCTCTCGTGACACAG ATGGGCTCGACTTTCAAAAGGGCTGCGCTGGAAGAGCAAACATCAAATGTTATAAAGCAATGGCATTCCAGAGTGAGGCAGAAAAGGAAAACACAGCAGCGAGGGCGCACGCCACAATCCAATTCCAGCCATGAGAACTCGTTAACCATTTGGAGCGGCAACAGAACTCTGAGTTCTCCGGATTTTGCTTCTCATAATCAAGCGCCGAGTCTCGGAGACATCGTCAGTGTTGCTAGCAGAATTGAGATTACGGAAATTGGTCGTCCAGATGAACATGGCCCTGCTGTTTTTACTCCCGATGATAGTACAAATACAAATGGCTGA